Genomic segment of Streptosporangium sp. NBC_01755:
TGCTGGTGGCCAGCACGTGCCCCTGTACGCCGTGAAAGCCCCGACCGCCGGGGCCGGTGCCCACTTTGCCGCGCACCGGGGGGATCGCCTCGAGCAGCGGCATCAGTTGCAGCACGTCGTTACGGTTGCCGCCGGTCAGGCTCACGGCCAGCGGGATGCCGTTGCCATCGGTGATCACGTGGTGTTTCGAGCCCGTTTTGGCGCGGTCGACCGGGCTCGGACCGGTTTTGGGCCGCCCTTGAGCGCTCGCACGTGGGAGCTGTCGATCACCGCCTTGGACCAGTCCAGTTGCTCGCCGGTGTGCAGCTCGGCCAGCAGCAGCTGATGCAGCCGATCCCAGGCCCCGGCCTGCTGCCAGTCACGCAACCGGCGCCAGCAGGTCATCCCCGAGCCGAAGCCCAGCTCCTGGGGCAGGAACTCCCACGGGATCGCGGTGTAGAGCACGAACAAGATCCCGCACAAGGCCTTGCGGTCATCGAGCCGCTTACGCCCGGGATGCCGGTAGCGGCGCTCCCCCCTCGGCAACAACGGCTCGATCCGCGCCCACAGCTCGTATCCGGGCCATCGGTGAGCGTGCCGGCGCGACCTTGAAGGGCTGCAAAGTGCTGACCGGGCTGCGCTGTTGCCCGCATCGAGCGACCGCGCTCGTGCAGGCGATCCTTGTGCTACAGCTCGTGGAAGAAGGCCGCTACTCAGGATGAAATGGCTCTTATTGTGTCGGTGGGTGCTGCGAGCATGACGGGATGATCGCGACCCCTGACGACTACTCCTGGTTCTCCCGCGAGCGCTTCCCCGAGCTGGCCGATACCTACTGCTTCACCTACGTCCGCGGCCTGACGCCTGAGGAACTGATGACCCGGCTCGGCGTCCGGGTTGAAGACTGCTCTCGCGTGACGCTTGATGAGCTGATCCGGCGGCAAACCTTCGGTGCCGTCGCCGTTGGAGACTGGGTACTCCTCGTCGAGGCCTACGGCGGGCTTGGCGTCACCGAAGAGATCATTATGCCGCTGTCGGCGGGCACCCGTCTCGTCTCCCACTTCTACCTCGACGTCGACGGCATGGACTACTTCTACTGGATCGACGACGGAAAGATCCGGTTCGAGTTCGCGTACCAGGAAGGCTATTCCCACTGGATCGAAGACGGGAAGATCCAGTTCATGTTCAGGCACCATGAAAGCTACTCGGAGGAGATGCCGGACGAACTCGCAGAGATCCTGGAGCGGATCGACTCCCCTGTCTACCCGATCGCCGACCCCCACGAAGGGCCGGCGTTCCTCTTGGCCGAGCGCCTCACCGGGATCACGATGACGCCGCAGTTGCTGGAGGAGTCCACCTACCTGTGCGGAGGCGTTCCCGGATCGAGGTGAGCAGAACCCACCGTCCATGGCCCCCGCGGGTTGGCCGCGGACGGTGGATCGCTCCGCTGCAGGCTCCACGGGAGCACCGTTCTCCGCGGTGAGCTTGTGCCGCCCGAGCCCCGGCTTGAGATGGAGCCGCACCGTGTCCTCGTAGTCGTCCAAGGTCGAATCGGCGATATGACGATGCTTGACGCTTTGGCGTCGGATGATGCTTGACGGCACGAGCGTGAGCGCGAACCTTCCTACTTATCGTGCTGTCGGCGCACCATCTCGGTGATCCAGATGGGCGCGAACGGAGACGTGCAGCCCGGGGAAGTCGGGTAGGCCTTGAGCACCTCCAGGCGCTCACCGATGCCGATTGCACGGGCGCGGTGCTCGGCATGCTCGATCCCGATCTGAGCCAGGCAGTGGTTCATCGCCCACTGCAGGCGATCCGGGGCGTCTTTCATCTCCGCCTCAATGACGTCGAGCAGTCCTGCGAGGTCGAGGCCCTCGGGCTTCTTCGTCACGCGTTCGGTGGTCAGCGCCCAGCCGGCACTCGCGACCACTGAATCCGGATCGGCGGACCAGGCTCGGCGCAGCTCTTCGGAGTGCGGGTTCTTCTTCACCACGTAGTTCACGAGCCAATCGTGCACCTTGGGTGTGCGAGCCTCGCGCAACATGACGTCCAACTCGTCACGCTCGAACGCCTTCGGGCGGCAGATCAGGATCGCCAGCAGTCTCGCCGCGGTGTCATCCGTCTTCCAGAGCTGGCACGCGAGTTCCTGCTGCGTCTTCAGCCGCTTCGCGAGCGCGCGCAGCTTGCTGAGGTTCACACCGTGATCGTCACCGTGTTTCTCGTTCACCTCGCGTATCTTCGGGTCCTCGAGCTCGGCCAGCTCGGCCACCACCTCGGCCACCACTGTCTCGGTCAGCGTCGTCTCGGCCACCTCAGACTCCTGTCCATCACGTGCGAGATTCAGCCTACGACGGAAGTCGGCCTCCTGCCGCACACGCCGGTTCGACGACAGCCACCGACACGAAATCCCGCGTCTTCACAAATTTGCAGCAGTTCTCGGCACTGGCCCTCGCCTTCACTCCGAGCAGCCATCCAACTCCTGGCTAACCCGGTTAGGAGAGTGATTGAAGTCTTCTCGGCAATGTGACGGTTGCGGTGTGTGACGGTCTGCGGCGCCTCACTGAGGGTTTCAAAATTCAGATCCAGCCGTACTGGCGGGCGATGCGCGCGGCCTCATGACGGTTCGCAGCGCCGATCTTCCCGGCCGCGGAGGAAAGATAGTTCCGTACGGTGCCAGATGACAGTGCCGCCCTGCGGGCTATCTCCTCCACCGGCGCCCCCTCGGCGGCCAGTTCCAGCACGTCGGCCTCGCGTGGAGTGAGCGGGCTGTCGCCCGCGCCGATCGCTTCGGCGGCGAGTTGCGGGTCGACGTAGCGGCCCCCGCCGTGAATCGTGCGCACGACGTCGACCAACACGGCGGCGGAGACGGTCTTCGGAAGGAAACCCCGTACACCGGCGGAAAGCGCCCGCTTCAGGTGCCCGGGGCGGCCATGGCTTGTAACGATCATGGTGTGGCAACCCGGCAACTCCTCATGGATCATGCGGGCCACGGTCACGCCGTCCAGATCGGGCAGTTGCAAGTCGATCATGGCCACGTCCGGCTGGAAGACGCGGGCCATGGCGATCGTGTCGGCGCCGGTGGCCGCCTGAGCCACCACGCTCAGATCCTCTTCGAGGGCGAGCAGCGCCACCAGGGCACCTCGGATGAGGTGCTCGTCCTCGGCAAGCAAGATCCGGATCGGCGCGCTGTTCACCGGACGTCCTTCCACCAAGCCGGGAGCTGCCTGGTGGTCATGTGCGGCGGCAGCACCACAGCGGTCACCGGGTCTCCTCCTGGGTAGCCACGGGCAATGGCAGTTCGGCGGTGAGACGGAACCGGTCGGGTGGCTTCCGCTTGGTGACGACACTCCCGCCAAGCGCCGCGAGACGTTCCGCCACGCCGGGAAAACCGTTGCCGGTCGGCTGGTGGACATCGGGAGATTCCGGACCCGTCACTCCGTCATTCTCCATACTCAGCGTAAGCCGATCGGTGCCGCCGGTCGTCGACCGGTGTAAAGAGATCGTGCACATCCGCGCCTCGCTGTGCCGCAGCACGTTTGTCGTACCTTCTCGTACCACCCAGCCAAGCGTGCTCTGTACCTCGGCGGACAGGCTGCGCCCGTCGCCGATCACCTGGCAGCGCACCCCGGCTGAGGCGAGCACCGACCTGGCACCGGCCAGTTCCATGTCCAGGTCAGCGGTACGGTACCCGCGCACCACCGCACGCATCTCGGCCAGCGATTCATGCGCGATCTTGCTCACTTCGCGCATCTCGTCCACCGCCCCGGACCGGCCACGCTCGACCAACCGCGCCGCGAGTTCACTCTTGAGGGCCACCACCGACAGGTTGCGGCCGATCACATCATGCAGATCGCGAGCGAAGCGCAGCCGCTCCTCGGCCACTGCGAGTCGAGCATGCGCCTTCCTGGAGTGATCCAGTTCCCAGACGTTCTTCAGCCCCCACATCGAGGCACGGTAGGTGAGCAGCCAAGCAACCATGAGGCTGCCCAGGCCGATCGCGGCCGGGACAGCGATCGACATGGGAGCGCCCTCTATCCGGGACACCACGAACTTTGTCGCCACGGCCGCCGCCAGCACGCCCATGGCGACGGAGAGCGGCACCACCGATGACACAGCGGTGACGAACGCGATCGCAAGGACGACCACCAGGCCCGAGGCCGGACCGTCGGGGTGACCGGGTTGCGCGTCGGGATAAGCCACAGTCCCGATCACCACGCCCACGACCGTGAGCCCGGTGGTGAGGGCGATCAGCCCCACCGGCCGGGGCCGACGCCCCAAGTAGTGATTCAGGCCCGCGTGAACGAGCAGCGCGCAGGTGATGGCATGTAGGGCGATATAGGCCAACATCACCCACCGCGCGAGCGTCCCCACCTCTGGGCCGATCATTATGGCGGTCCACGCCGGTTCAAGAACGTACGCCCCGGAGAGTGAAATGCGGGTCCACAGGTCCCAGTGCTCCGCCTGGCCATGCCGACGCCACTGCCACAACCGGTCCGTGAGCCTGTTTCCCATTTCACCCACCCCGTCATGATCGCACCCGTTTTCGCGGAATGCTCCCGCGAACGTTTCCGGCCCCGACCCCGGCGCCCCTGTTCCGGGTCGCGCTACCCGGCCGCCCTGACGCTCCGGCGTTCTGGCGCTCTTGGCCACTGTGGACGCCGTGGCCGTGTGGCCCGGGTGGCGCCCAGGCCGCTCGTCCACAGCTCGTTCCGACCGTGTGGCCCGCTACGGCGCGAACCGCATCTCCGGCCAGCGCCTGGACGGCTTGGCGAGCAGTGGGCTTGGCTGTCCCAGCAGATGGCGGTTGAAGAACGCACGAATGTAGATGCGTTGAATCAGCACCGAACGAGGGCCGTCGATTTTGCCGATCATCTCGGTGACCTGATCCGGCGGCAGTCCCAGCGAGTGTTGCCGGAGCAGCACCTGAAGGTTGGTAAACGAAGTGTGGCCCGTACCGTCCAGCCGTAGTTCCAGCCGCCAGCCTCGCAGGCGGGCCCACAGCGCCGCCCAGCTCGGGTCGTTGCCCCGGCCGTGCTCCGAGCTGCCGACCTGTAGGAACGGCCGGTCCAGTCCCTCCTGCAGGACCGGCCCGAACATCGCGCCGTCCAGGTTGATGCCGGCCTTGACTCGCGAGTCCGCATGCATGGTCGCGGCGGCGGTGGCACCACCCAGCGAATGCCCGAACATGCCGATGCGGGACAGATCAAGCACACCGCGCAGCCCCTTGGGCGCAGACCGACGCTCGGCGTCGATGACGCGTCCGCGATTGAGCGCGGTCAACTGGTCCATGACGAAACGTGTGTCGGCGAGGCGGGCGGCCACTGCCTTGGTGGCGACGGGATCATCTTGCTCGTCGAAGTTCGGTGGTGGCGAGCTCGCCGCGTGGATCTCCACCTGCCCGTCCGGAAATTCCACCGCTCCGGCATCGTAGGTGTGGTCGATGGCGGCAACCACGTAACCGTGGCTGGCGAGATCCTCCGCCAAGGCGGTGCTGGAGGCACGGTCGGCGGCGAAGCCGTGTGAGAAGAGCAACACCGGTCGTGGCCCCCGCCCTCGATACACCGGCGCCCCCACTCGCCCGTGCGTGACCGGCAGGCGTACGGTTCCCGCCGGAACACCTGCCAGGACGGCCTCCGCCATCTTGGGTGAGAGCCATGGCGCCCGGGGATACGCCGCCGCCTTCTGGGCCGGATACCACAGCTGGACCATGAGTTCTCGGGACGACTTGGCGGGCACCCATGGGTCGGGCCGTGCACGGTCGACCAGGTGGAGTGACACGGTCCCGATCTGGAGCGGACCGGTGGGTTTCGGCAGCGTGAGCCGGACGGGTGCCACCTGGTTGGCACCGAGGTCAGAACCGTCCTCAGCCGACGTCGTTCCAGCGAGTGCGGGGCGGGCGACGCTGGGGCCGGCGAGTGCGGGACCGGCCACGAGCGCCAACCCCAGCACCGACGCCAGCGTGGCGCGGTAGAGCGCTGTGACTCCTCGCCGGGGCGAGCCGACCTCTCGTGGAGCCGAATCAGCCGGTCGGGGCCGGAAGATCGGGGAGAATCGATCAGGCATCATCATGATTCCAGCGTCCGATGCTGCCCGGCTATGAAGTAGTGCCAACACTCACCGGCTCAGATGCGTTCTTCCCCGCCGGCCGATGACAAATCTCACGGGCAGCGCGGGTGAGGCCCGCACCAGGCGGCCGGCCTGGACATTCACCTTTCTCCCCCGCGACTGCCCGTACCCCGTTCACCTGAACCTTCCAGGCTGGTTGGTGCGGAACGCTGGTCAAGCTGTGGACTCGGCCATACCCTCCGATCGTGGCGGACATCGGCTACTTCGAGGCATGGCAGATGTGGCTGGACGGCAGGTCCACCTTGGGAAACGACATGTTCGGTCTGCCGATGATCTGGTGGGGCAGGGCGGGGAAGATCGCGGCTTTCGTCAGCGGCATGACGATCCTGCTCGACATCGCGGGACCCGAGCGTCTCGTGTCATTCGCAGACCGGCTACACGCCCTCATCCAGGCTCTCTGGAACCGCGCGCTGGCCTACTCGTTTTCGGTCGGCGCGTTTGTCCTGGCGTTCAGCTGGGTCGTCATATGGGAGATATGGAGCATCGACCTTCCCGTACCGGCCGGTGTCCCCGGCTTGAACGTGCTCGTCGGCCTCCTCAAGGTTGTCGTCGTCGTCACGCTGCTCTGTCTGGCCCCCCTGGCCGTGGCGGGGACCGTACTCCTCATCGACAAGGTGTGCGCGAAGCTACCTGCGATCTTCATGCATCCTCGCGTGGTTCACATTCGTGTCGTGGCGACCGTACTTCTGATTACCGGCTTTCATTTCGATCTACTTGCCTCGTAACCCGTCCCGTAAGAACTTCGTCGGCCCGACCGGGGGAGAAGGCATGCCGCCCCGCCATCCACGCGTCGACGCACTCGCCGTATTGCTAAAAAGCCATCTCAAGCGCATGTAGTGCCAGCCCGGATCGCTTGATGCCTTCATCGCCGAGACCGGCCTTCATCGCCGAGACCAGCCTGAGCCCGAGCTGTCGTAACCCCAGACCTTCTTGATCAGTAGAGCGGTTCGGTGCTCCTTCGCGTGATCTGGAGATCGTCGTCCGCCGGTGAAAATCGGGTGACATTTCGCATCACTTGCCGGAAGGCTGGGGACGGGCGATGAGTTTTGTCGGTGGTGTCGGTCAGTCTTTGCATGACCACAACTCCTGGTGAGACCCAAGGCTGGGACGCCGGCCATGACCACGTCCTGTCCGACAACCCCGATTGAGGTGCCGTGTCCAGCCCACAGCTCGACAAGCTCGACTCACCCGCCAAGCCCGCGACCGCCGTTTCAGGTCGCACCCCGGCCGTGATCCGGCTGCTGGTGCTCGCCACATTCGTGGTCATCCTCAACGAGACGATCATGATCAACGCGATCCCGCGGCTGATGAGCGCGCTGCACATCACCGAGCAGACCGCGCAGTGGCTCTCGACCGCCTTCATGCTGACCATGGCCGCTGTCATCCCGATCACCGGATGGTTCCTGCAGCGGGTGTCCACCCGCAGCGCGTACACCACCGCGATGGGCTTGTTCCTGCTCGGTACGGCGTTGGCCGCCGTCGCGCCGTCCTTCGAGGTGCTGCTGGGTGCTCGCATCATCCAGGCATCCGGGACGGCTGTGATGATGCCGCTGCTGATGACCACGCTGATGCAGGTGGTGCCCGAGGAGGACCGGGGCCGGGTGATGGGCAACGTCTCCCTGGCCATCTCGGTCGCGCCCGCCATGGGCCCGACGGTCTCGGGGGTGATCCTCCAATTCGGGTCCTGGCGGCTGCTGTTCGCCGTGGTGCTCCCCATCGCCGCCGTGATCACATGGCGCGGCCTGAAGCAGCTCAAGAACGTCGGAGAGCCCCAGATCAGCACCATCGACTGGTTGAGCGCGGTGACCGCCGCTGCCGGCTTCGGCGGCCTGGTCTACGGGCTCAGCCGGTTCGAGGGCGGTGACGTCCGCGTCGCCGCCGCGATCGTGGCGGCCGGCCTGGTGGCCATCGCCGTCTTCGTCGTTCGCCAGCTGTCGTTGCAGAAGCGCGGCGTGCCGCTGCTGGACCTGCGCACCCTGCGCCACCGCACCTATACGGTCGCGCTGATCCTGATGTCGGTGGCCTTCATGGCGATGCTCGGCTCGATGATCTTGCTGCCGCTGTACCTGCAGAACGTCCGCGAGCTCAGCGCCCTGCAGACCGGACTCCTCGTGATGCCGGGCAGCCTCGCGATGGGGCTGCTCGGTCCGACCGTCGGCCGCCTGTTCGACCGGTTCGGCGGCCGGGTTCTGGTCATCCCCGGCGCGATCGGGATCACGCTCGCGCTCACCGGCTTCACCCAGGTCACGATGACCATGCCGTTCTGGCAGCTCCTCGGTCTGCACGCGCTGCTGATGGTGAGTCTGGCCGCGACCTTCACCCCGGTATTCACCCTCGGGCTTGGAGCGGTTCCACCGCCGCTCTACTCCCACGCCAGCTCGATCCTGAGCACGCTGCAACAGGTCTCCGCAGCCGTCGGCACCGCGCTCGTGATCACCGTGATGAGCGCGCGAGCCGATGCCCTGAGAGCCGCGGGAGCCACGGAGGCGCTCGCCAACCTCGACGGCATGCGGCTGGCCTTCATCATCGGCGCGGTGCTGTCCGTGGCCGTGGTCATCACCGCCCTGCTCCTACCCGCCCGAGCGGACAGCGCCGACGAGATCGAGGGGACAGCGCCGGCGAGTTCGAGGGGGACCCGGCCGATGAAACCGGCGTGACGACGCTGGTCGATGACGGTCATCGTCACTGTCTCGATCGTCCTGTCTCGCCCTGCCTCATATCAAAAGGAGTTGTTCATCCCATGTCTTGCTGAAGTCTGACGGAGAGGGGCCGGTGCGGAACCTGTCGGCCTCAGTGAGTGCTGACCGGAGGGCCGGCCCGTCCGCCTTCCGGGCGTCAGCACACGATGAAGATGCTCTTCCAGCCGACGGGCGTCCTCTGCTCCGCGTTGCGGTTGGACGGCAGCTCGAAGTGCATCACACCCTGCGTGTCGGGCTGGTTGTACATCCGGCCGCTCTGGCCGTCGCCGTACCACTTGTACGACCCGTGGAAGGGGATGTTGGACGGGCCGCACCGGTCGATGACCACCGACCGGCCGGTGAAGCCCGGCCCTTCGTAGGCCACGTACTGTGAGGCGTAGGCGGCACTGCCCATGATCGCGACCATGGCGGCGGAGATGACGGGGACGAGGGCGATTCGCTTCACGATGATCCTCCCGATGACCTCAATGATCCACCGAGAGTATACATATGACTACTCTGAGTGAATGAAGCATGCCGCACATGGTCTGGACCGCTCGCCGAAAGCGGAGAAGACCATGGCGCCGTCCGCGCTGATGGCGAGGTCCTGCAAGTTGGACAGGCCATATGTGGAGCCGCTGATGACACCGCAGAGGGTGTATGCGGAGGGCCAGGTCTGGTTGCACAGGGACGCATTCGCTGAACTCGCCGCCGACCACGAGCACCACCGGACGCTCGCCGTGCCCGGGTGGATGGAGTACCTGTCGATAGACGGTCAAGTACGGCCACAACGCGACGTTCTCTACCTGCCGGTGTTCGAAGATTGGCGGGCGGAGAGCGGCAGGGGCATTGCCCATATACCGGGTTCCGATGGTCGAGGCACGACGATCCAGACGGCAAGCGGTGACCTCGGCAGTGCCACACGCGATCTTGGAGACGGCTGGTGGTGGGTGGAGTAGGTGTCAGATTGATCTTCTGCGTCAGTAGGTCAGGTGGATGATCTCAGGAGTGAGGAGGCCGCCCTCCATGTCGCTCAATGAGACAGGTGCCGCCGACAGATCCGAGTGGCTTCGGTATTACCCCTGCCTTGCGGTTCTGCGCTCGATGAACGCGGCCACGCCGTCCAGGTACAGGCCCAGCCCGAACTCCACCTCGGCCTCCTCGTCGTAGGGGATCTCACCCTCGAAGACGCCGGCGGCGATCACCTTGCTCAACGCGGGAAACCGCTGCGCATCCACCACCCGCGCGAGTGCCACGCCGTACTGGCGGCCGAAGGCCTGAGGGTTCTCCGCGTAACTCCTGGACAGATCGGTGCTCAGCCGGAGCTCGCCGTGCACGAAGGTCAGCAGGCCCATCACGACGCCCACCTTGTCCTCCTCGCTGAGATCGGTGTCGCCCAACGCATGCAGCGCACGGTCGAACCACCAGAGGCTGTTGGGCCCCAGCGGGGGCCCGCTGATCGGGATCTGCGCGGTCCACGGGTGCCGTCGCTGCGCCTTCAGCACGCTCCGTGCCCACAACGTCAGCCCGGTCCGCCAGTCCACGTCGTCCGGCAGGTCCGGTGGCCTGTCCAGGGCCGCGTCCGACATCAGCAGGAGCAGCTCGTCCTTGCTCTTCACGTAGCGGTACAGCGCCATCGTGGCGTTGCCGAGCTGGGTGGCGATTCTGGACATCGACACCGCGGCCAGCCCTTCCGCGTCCGCCACCTCGACCGCGGCCCGCGTGATGTCAGCAACCGTGAGGGACGGTTTGCGCCCCCGCCGCACCGTCTCGCGCAACCCCCAGAGGAGGGCCACCTCGGCGGGCAGTTCGATCTCGTCGGTCATCCGGTCCCTCTCATCACGAACACAGACACAGTCTAGGAACACCCCTCCACGCTCCGATGCGTATGAGCTACGCTATTAGGTGTAGACCATACGCATTAAAGTCGTCGTGTCTGAGGAGTGAAAATGATCGTCGAGGCAACCGGCCTGCACAAGGCCTTCGGGTCCACCAAGGTTCTGGCCGGAGTGGACCTGCACGTCGCAGAGGGCACGGTCTTCGCACTGCTGGGCCCGAACGGTGCCGGCAAGCCGGACGCGGGATTGTGACGTAACTGTGCCTCTTGAATTCCGCCGAATACACGATCGGCCCTGACGGCGAGATATGGCGCGCTCTCGCGAAATTCGGCGCGCTGTAGTCCACGCTGACGGCCTATCTCGGTCCCCCCGGATAGACGGCACCGGAGAGGGGGCGCGGTGGCTCACGGGCGATCTCAGGGCCGTACAGCGCCAGGCATGGGAAAGCCCCCACCGCGACGGATACCACGTCACAGCGGGGGCTCACGGGTGACCAGCCCATACCCGGAAGGAGGCGATCACATGCTAGGCGGCGGTCGGCACGTCCAGCAGACGGAACGCTTCGATCACCGGCGCGTCACTGCCGGTCCGGAAGGTCATGAACAGGTGGCGCTGACCGGTCGGCCGACCGTTCGCGCCGTAGTCCGGCAGGAACTCGACCGTCGTCCCGATCCGATCCACGAT
This window contains:
- a CDS encoding MDR family MFS transporter, producing the protein MSSPQLDKLDSPAKPATAVSGRTPAVIRLLVLATFVVILNETIMINAIPRLMSALHITEQTAQWLSTAFMLTMAAVIPITGWFLQRVSTRSAYTTAMGLFLLGTALAAVAPSFEVLLGARIIQASGTAVMMPLLMTTLMQVVPEEDRGRVMGNVSLAISVAPAMGPTVSGVILQFGSWRLLFAVVLPIAAVITWRGLKQLKNVGEPQISTIDWLSAVTAAAGFGGLVYGLSRFEGGDVRVAAAIVAAGLVAIAVFVVRQLSLQKRGVPLLDLRTLRHRTYTVALILMSVAFMAMLGSMILLPLYLQNVRELSALQTGLLVMPGSLAMGLLGPTVGRLFDRFGGRVLVIPGAIGITLALTGFTQVTMTMPFWQLLGLHALLMVSLAATFTPVFTLGLGAVPPPLYSHASSILSTLQQVSAAVGTALVITVMSARADALRAAGATEALANLDGMRLAFIIGAVLSVAVVITALLLPARADSADEIEGTAPASSRGTRPMKPA
- a CDS encoding sensor histidine kinase: MIGPEVGTLARWVMLAYIALHAITCALLVHAGLNHYLGRRPRPVGLIALTTGLTVVGVVIGTVAYPDAQPGHPDGPASGLVVVLAIAFVTAVSSVVPLSVAMGVLAAAVATKFVVSRIEGAPMSIAVPAAIGLGSLMVAWLLTYRASMWGLKNVWELDHSRKAHARLAVAEERLRFARDLHDVIGRNLSVVALKSELAARLVERGRSGAVDEMREVSKIAHESLAEMRAVVRGYRTADLDMELAGARSVLASAGVRCQVIGDGRSLSAEVQSTLGWVVREGTTNVLRHSEARMCTISLHRSTTGGTDRLTLSMENDGVTGPESPDVHQPTGNGFPGVAERLAALGGSVVTKRKPPDRFRLTAELPLPVATQEETR
- a CDS encoding TetR/AcrR family transcriptional regulator, which translates into the protein MTDEIELPAEVALLWGLRETVRRGRKPSLTVADITRAAVEVADAEGLAAVSMSRIATQLGNATMALYRYVKSKDELLLLMSDAALDRPPDLPDDVDWRTGLTLWARSVLKAQRRHPWTAQIPISGPPLGPNSLWWFDRALHALGDTDLSEEDKVGVVMGLLTFVHGELRLSTDLSRSYAENPQAFGRQYGVALARVVDAQRFPALSKVIAAGVFEGEIPYDEEAEVEFGLGLYLDGVAAFIERRTARQG
- a CDS encoding response regulator transcription factor gives rise to the protein MNSAPIRILLAEDEHLIRGALVALLALEEDLSVVAQAATGADTIAMARVFQPDVAMIDLQLPDLDGVTVARMIHEELPGCHTMIVTSHGRPGHLKRALSAGVRGFLPKTVSAAVLVDVVRTIHGGGRYVDPQLAAEAIGAGDSPLTPREADVLELAAEGAPVEEIARRAALSSGTVRNYLSSAAGKIGAANRHEAARIARQYGWI
- a CDS encoding alpha/beta hydrolase family protein, with product MMMPDRFSPIFRPRPADSAPREVGSPRRGVTALYRATLASVLGLALVAGPALAGPSVARPALAGTTSAEDGSDLGANQVAPVRLTLPKPTGPLQIGTVSLHLVDRARPDPWVPAKSSRELMVQLWYPAQKAAAYPRAPWLSPKMAEAVLAGVPAGTVRLPVTHGRVGAPVYRGRGPRPVLLFSHGFAADRASSTALAEDLASHGYVVAAIDHTYDAGAVEFPDGQVEIHAASSPPPNFDEQDDPVATKAVAARLADTRFVMDQLTALNRGRVIDAERRSAPKGLRGVLDLSRIGMFGHSLGGATAAATMHADSRVKAGINLDGAMFGPVLQEGLDRPFLQVGSSEHGRGNDPSWAALWARLRGWRLELRLDGTGHTSFTNLQVLLRQHSLGLPPDQVTEMIGKIDGPRSVLIQRIYIRAFFNRHLLGQPSPLLAKPSRRWPEMRFAP
- a CDS encoding DUF6461 domain-containing protein; this encodes MIATPDDYSWFSRERFPELADTYCFTYVRGLTPEELMTRLGVRVEDCSRVTLDELIRRQTFGAVAVGDWVLLVEAYGGLGVTEEIIMPLSAGTRLVSHFYLDVDGMDYFYWIDDGKIRFEFAYQEGYSHWIEDGKIQFMFRHHESYSEEMPDELAEILERIDSPVYPIADPHEGPAFLLAERLTGITMTPQLLEESTYLCGGVPGSR
- a CDS encoding MiAMP1 family antimicrobial peptide (Members of this family of antimicrobial peptides occur in plants, but also in bacterial genera such as Microbispora, Herbidospora, and Streptomyces.) yields the protein MKRIALVPVISAAMVAIMGSAAYASQYVAYEGPGFTGRSVVIDRCGPSNIPFHGSYKWYGDGQSGRMYNQPDTQGVMHFELPSNRNAEQRTPVGWKSIFIVC
- a CDS encoding DNA alkylation repair protein; the protein is MTETVVAEVVAELAELEDPKIREVNEKHGDDHGVNLSKLRALAKRLKTQQELACQLWKTDDTAARLLAILICRPKAFERDELDVMLREARTPKVHDWLVNYVVKKNPHSEELRRAWSADPDSVVASAGWALTTERVTKKPEGLDLAGLLDVIEAEMKDAPDRLQWAMNHCLAQIGIEHAEHRARAIGIGERLEVLKAYPTSPGCTSPFAPIWITEMVRRQHDK